A single genomic interval of Oryza sativa Japonica Group chromosome 7, ASM3414082v1 harbors:
- the LOC9266277 gene encoding uncharacterized protein has product MEGEPIGQCIVIPGGKLYVVNCRDGLIHASVIDPPRRRRREGEESVAQPPVPPPRRIATCSSEEIHLPSLVELDSELMLVGYNGSSLSRILVLRLADLAMGMIVPVANIGDHVLFIGARSLCVSPGWLPSIRGNSIVCFHAGENYLAQYHLGTGSWSPASDGQLMLSPPSRPCSLIHHIFTCCYRQFWNKGLIFCSESEPEWWAMRKYRYGT; this is encoded by the exons ATGGAAGGAGAACCAATTGGACAATGCATTGTCATTCCAGGGGGGAAGCTGTATGTGGTGAATTGCAGGGATGGGCTGATTCATGCCTCGGTGATCGatccgccgcgacggcggcggcgtgaggggGAGGAATCGGTGGCGCAGCCGCCGGTGCCTCCTCCAAGGAGGATCGCGACATGTTCGAGCGAGGAGATCCACCTGCCTTCTCTAGTGGAATTGGACTCCGAGCTCATGCTGGTCGGCTACAATGGCAGCTCCCTCTCGCGCATTTTGGTTCTCAGGCTTGCTGATCTTGCCATGGGTATGATTGTGCCAGTGGCGAACATTGGTGACCATGTCCTCTTCATCGGTGCGCGGAGCCTGTGCGTCTCGCCTGGCTGGTTACCGTCCATTCGTGGCAACTCCATTGTGTGCTTCCATGCCGGAGAGAACTACCTTGCTCAGTACCATCTTGGCACCGGCTCTTGGTCACCGGCAAGTGATGGACAGCTGATGCTTAGCCCTCCATCGCGCCCGTGTAGCCTCATCCATCACATCTTCACCTGTTGCTATCGCCAATTCTG GAACAAAGGGCTGATATTTTGTTCCGAGTCAGAGCCTGAATGGTGGGCGATGCGGAAGTACCGATATGGG ACCTGA
- the LOC4342543 gene encoding probable ribose-5-phosphate isomerase 3, chloroplastic produces MAAATVSVRFHPAASAARCGGGSRRSRRLSGVIRAQSAPASAAAAALTQDDLKRLAAVRAVEQVESGMVLGLGTGSTAAFAVAEIGALLASGKLSGIVGVPTSKRTFEQAQSLGIPLSTLDDHPRIDLAIDGADEVDPDLNLVKGRGGALLREKMVEAASDKFIVVVDETKLVTGLGGSGLAMPVEVVQFCWKYNQVRLQDLFNDEGCEAKLRLDEGGKPYVTDNSNYIVDLYFKTPIKDALAAGKEISALEGVVEHGLFLDMATSVIIAGTDGVSVKTK; encoded by the exons atggccgccgccaccgtctccgTCCGCTTCCACCCGGCCGCATCCGCcgcgcgctgcggcggcggctcgcgccGGAGCAGGCGCCTGTCCGGGGTCATCAGGGCGCAGTCGGCgccggcttcggcggcggcggcggcgctgacgcAGGACGACCTGAAGAGGCTGGCGGCGGTGCGCGCGGTGGAGCAGGTGGAGAGCGGGATGGTGCTGGGGCTGGGgaccgggtcgacggcggccttCGCCGTCGCGGAGATCGGGGCGCTGCTGGCGTCCGGGAAGCTGAGCGGCATCGTCGGGGTGCCCACCTCCAAGCGCACGTTCGAGCAGGCGCAGTCGCTCGGCATCCCGCTCTCCACCCTCGACGACCACCCCCGCATCGACCTCGCCAtcgacggcgccgacgag GTCGATCCAGACCTTAACCTTGTGAAAGGGAGAGGTGGTGCCCTTCTCCGGGAGAAGATGGTTGAGGCAGCATCAGACAAGTTCATCGTTGTTGTTGACGAGACAAAGCTAGTTACCGGCTTAGGAGGGAGTGGTCTAGCCATGCCTGTGGAGGTTGTGCAGTTCTGCTGGAAGTACAACCAAGTGAGATTGCAGGATCTGTTTAACGATGAAGGATGCGAGGCGAAGCTGAGATTGGATGAAGGCGGCAAACCCTACGTTACCGACAACTCAAACTACATCGTTGATTTATACTTCAAGACGCCGATCAAGGATGCGTTGGCAGCAGGGAAGGAGATCTCAGCTTTGGAAGGCGTCGTTGAGCATGGGCTGTTCCTGGACATGGCGACTTCGGTGATCATCGCTGGAACAGATGGCGTCAGTGTCAAAACAAAGTGA
- the LOC4342542 gene encoding serine/threonine-protein kinase Nek3, which produces MEQYEVLEQIGKGSFGSALLVRHKVEKKRYVLKKIRLARQTDRCRRSAHQEMELIAKVRNPYIVEYKDSWVEKGCYVCIVIGYCEGGDMSEAIKKANSNYFSEERLCMWLVQLLMALDYLHVNHILHRDVKCSNIFLTKDQNIRLGDFGLAKVLTSDDLTSSVVGTPSYMCPELLADIPYGSKSDIWSLGCCLYEMTALKPAFKAFDMQTLINKISKSVLAPLPTIYSGAFRGLIKSMLRKSPDHRPSAAELLKHPHLQPFVLELQLKSSPARNLFPDTNKASCSDDENNWKAKYSKSHSFKVDRIVKVDKVAANNGHPSSTGTAKDYQELLKQPMDELLGQLTEKVVDEVIHGNHSRVTKSPAPTPRRASSTPRIRLEPSKTFHARAAETPPSKCSLERASQPTRRASTPVNMLQTPEKRQGADILTRLKSPDVSVNSPRIDRIAEFPIPSFDDEQLHPTTKLKLYPPSITDQSITKDKCTFQVLRSDSSKNHTGDSSDPSILGTDSNPLITSSSDWMKQRRFDTTSYRQRAEALEGLLEFSAQLLQQERFEELGILLKPFGPGKASPRETAIWLSKSFKGTGL; this is translated from the exons ATGGAGCAGTATGAGGTGCTGGAGCAGATTGGGAAGGGGTCATTTGGCTCTGCCCTCCTGGTGAGACACAAGGTTGAGAAGAAGAG GTATGTCTTGAAGAAGATCAGACTTGCCCGTCAGACCGACAGATGCCGCCGATCAGCACACCAAGAG ATGGAGCTCATTGCAAAAGTAAGGAACCCTTACATTGTGGAATACAAAGATTCATGGGTGGAGAAG GGTTGTTATGTGTGCATCGTGATTGGTTACTGTGAAGGAGGAGACAT GTCAGAAGCCATTAAGAAGGCCAACAGTAATTATTTCTCAGAAGAG AGACTTTGTATGTGGCTTGTGCAGCTCCTGATGGCACTTGATTACTTGCATGTCAACCATATCCTTCATCGTGATGTGAAG TGCTCAAATATATTTCTGACGAAGGATCAAAACATACGGCTCG GTGATTTTGGTTTGGCCAAAGTATTGACTTCTGACGATTTAACTTCATCA GTTGTGGGTACTCCCAGCTACATGTGCCCTGAACTTCTTGCTGACATTCCATATGGTTCCAAGTCTGACATATGGTCACTAG GCTGTTGCCTCTATGAGATGACtgctttgaagcctgcatttaAAGCATTT GATATGCAAACACTGATAAACAAGATAAGCAAGTCGGTTCTCGCTCCTCTACCGACCATCTACTCCGGTGCATT TAGGGGGCTCATCAAGAGCATGCTGCGAAAAAGTCCAGATCACAGACCAAGT GCTGCAGAATTGCTTAAGCACCCACACCTTCAGCCCTTTGTACTGGAACTCCAATTGAAGTCGAGTCCCGCTCGCAATCTTTTCCCGGATACAAATAAGGCTTCATGTTCTGATGATGAAAACAATTGGAAGGCTAAGTACAGCAAGAGCCATTCATTTAAAGTAGACAGGATTGTAAAAGTTGACAAAGTTGCTGCTAACAATGGCCATCCTAGTTCTACTGGAACTGCAAAAGATTACCAAGAATTGCTAAAACAACCAATGGATGAGTTGTTAGGACAATTAACCGAGAAAGTTGTTGATGAAGTGATACATGGAAATCATTCAAGAGTAACAAAATCTCCAGCTCCTACTCCAAGAAGGGCATCATCAACTCCTAGAATACGACTAGAACCTTCAAAGACATTTCATGCTAGAGCAGCTGAG ACTCCACCATCCAAATGTTCACTGGAACGAGCAAGTCAACCTACAAGACGAGCATCAACCCCGGTGAACATGTTGCAAACTCCTGAGAAACGGCAGGGCGCCGACATCCTCACCAGACTAAAATCACCCGACGTTTCAGTGAACTCTCCTCGAATCGACAGAATCGCCGAATTCCCGATACCATCATTTGATGATGAACAATTGCACCCCACAACCAAGCTCAAGCTCTATCCACCATCCATCACTGACCAATCGATCACCAAGGACAAGTGCACATTCCAGGTTCTCCGAAGCGACAGCAGCAAGAACCACACCGGAGACAGTTCTGATCCCAGCATTCTTGGCACTGACAGTAATCCACTCATCACGAGCTCATCGGATTGGATGAAGCAGAGGAGATTCGACACGACGTCGTACCGTCAGAGAGCCGAGGCACTGGAAGGATTGCTGGAGTTCAGTGCACAGCTGCTGCAGCAGGAGAGGTTTGAGGAGCTGGGGATCTTGCTGAAGCCATTTGGGCCAGGGAAGGCGTCTCCGAGAGAGACGGCCATATGGTTGTCAAAGAGCTTCAAAGGGACTGGATTGTGA